One region of Juglans regia cultivar Chandler chromosome 4, Walnut 2.0, whole genome shotgun sequence genomic DNA includes:
- the LOC108990272 gene encoding coatomer subunit zeta-2-like: MESCPSIKNILLLDSEGKRVAAKYYSDDWLTNNAKEAFEKAVYTKTLKTNARTEAEIGMFENNIVVYKFAQDLHFFVTGGEDENELILATVLQGFFDAVGILLRGNVEKKEALENLDLILLCMDEIIDGGIILETDANIIAGKVASNSMDSGASLSEQTISQALATAREHLTRSLLT, from the exons ATG gaGTCATGCCCCTCAATAAAAAACATCCTACTCTTGGATTCTGAAGGGAAGCGTGTTGCTGCCAAGTATTACTCAGATGACTGGTTGACAAATAATGCAAAGGAAGCATTTGAGAAAGCTGTATATACTAAGACTCTAAAGACAAATGCACGGACAGAAG CTGAAATAGGAATGTTTGAGAATAACATCGTTGTTTACAAGTTTGCTCAAGACCTTCACTTTTTTGTCACTGGGGGTGAAGACGAAAACGAGCTCATCTTAGCCACTGTTCTCCAGGGATTTTTTGATGCAGTTGGCATTCTTCTTAG AGGTAACGTGGAAAAGAAGGAGGCACTAGAAAACTTGGATCTCATTCTATTATGTATGGATGAAATTATTGACGGCGG TATTATTCTTGAGACAGATGCAAATATTATAGCGGGGAAGGTTGCAAGTAACAGTATGGATTCTGGTGCCTCTTTGTCTGAGCAG ACAATAAGTCAAGCATTAGCCACCGCCCGCGAACATCTAACAAGATCCCTCCTTACATGA